A genomic region of Anopheles coustani chromosome 3, idAnoCousDA_361_x.2, whole genome shotgun sequence contains the following coding sequences:
- the LOC131271702 gene encoding zinc finger protein 90-like: MELAICRLCLQADSNAVELSSTKNNSNSCMLIQRYIEFEILSDALLLDIMLCEDCQNVLESWHKFQKACIENDKKFRELFSNVLSSASIKAEPPIGDQHAPGSLNGNEAAISVEVSEADDDQASVELEDVKFEHPAQDSVVIETKPKKQSRQPKIHRKNKQDMRAGVCTVCGEVRKNMYEHMKTHSTNRPYTCPYCPLAFRNASNCKSHVNIHTREKLYQCNICDKEFALRNGLKQHLATHTRNQVFLCHCGKSFYQRTAYARHARKHVEKPAIKCSECKMLFFSNAELRYHFQKHTGAVFNCGVCGRGFYRKSNLKKHTAIHDRKHNQTQETTSSN; the protein is encoded by the exons ATGGAATTAGCCATTTGTCGCCTTTGTCTCCAGGCAGATAGCAATGCTGTGGAGCTTTCCAGCacgaaaaacaattcaaacagCTGTATGTTAATTCAACGATACATTGAATTCGAG ATACTCTCCGACGCTCTTTTACTTGATATCATGCTATGCGAAGACTGCCAAAACGTACTTGAATCTTGGCACAAATTTCAAAAAGCGTGCAtcgaaaatgataaaaaatttcGTGAATTATTTTCTAATGTTTTGAGTAGTGCTAGTATCAAAGCAGAACCACCCATCGGTGATCAACACGCACCCGGATCCCTAAATGGTAATGAAGCTGCAATCTCGGTAGAAGTCTCCGAAGCGGATGATGACCAGGCTAGTGTGGAATTGGAGGATGTTAAATTTGAACATCCTGCGCAGGATAGTGTGGTGATCGAAACCAAGCCAAAAAAACAATCTCGTCAACCAAAGATTCATAGGAAGAACAAGCAGGACATGCGTGCCGGAGTTTGCACTGTTTGTGGCGAAGTTAGGAAAAATATGTACGAACACATGAAAACGCATAGTACTAATCGCCCCTACACTTGCCCTTATTGCCCGCTGGCTTTTCGAAACGCATCAAACTGCAAAAGTCACGTCAATATACACACCAGGGAGAAATTGTACCAATGCAACATATGCGACAAAGAGTTCGCATTGCGGAATGGCCTAAAACAGCATTTGGCGACGCACACAAGAAAtcaagtttttctttgccattgTGGAAAGTCTTTCTATCAAAGAACGGCGTACGCTCGGCATGCACGGAAACATGTAGAGAAACCGGCGATTAAGTGCAGCGAGTGTAAAATGTTATTCTTTTCAAA TGCGGAGCTACGATATCATTTCCAGAAACATACCGGAGCAGTATTTAATTGCGGGGTTTGTGGACGAGGTTTTTACAGAAAATCGAATCTTAAGAAGCACACAGCAATACACGATCGCAAGCACAATCAAACCCAGGAGACAACATCTAGCAATTGA
- the LOC131271704 gene encoding uncharacterized protein LOC131271704, with product MKGKTNQQSVPESGLGDVENSELIEHENESSGLEDNSEDEGSGNRFIDYKRKYKDLKRKVKVLVYENVYFQNNLQSSQRRLLKVTRDCSFLLDRLLVYERPELSSSDNDLTDSSDDSSKLEPTSKRRKTESTSTQGGAPVKIPGAQIRRSKKGAKKQQAPLPQERQHPNASYRSHLPGSSLIKPTNLQISSAASTGQLRSAQCYTTSQESSLTKEEIERHLESRQKLPEVVPEGELPTDMFNNSPASDSNDHMDDTSPSNLAEDCLSVYSQ from the exons ATGAAAGGTAAAACGAATCAACAAAGTGTGCCAGAGTCGGGTTTGGGTGATGTTGAAAATAGCGAACTGATTGAACACGAAAACGAGAGTAGTGGCCTAGAAGACAACAGTGAAGATGAAGGTTCTGGTAATCGTTTCAttgattacaaaagaaaatataaggATTTAAAGCGAAAAGTTAAAGTTCTTGTTTAT GAAAATGTTTACTTTCAAAACAATCTGCAGAGCAGTCAGCGGCGCCTGCTTAAAGTAACGCGAGACTGCTCATTTCTTCTCGATCGCTTGCTGGTTTACGAACGGCCAGAGCTTTCGTCATCCGATAACGACCTGACCGATTCTTCGGATGATTCATCTAAACTAGAACCAACTTCAAAACGGCGTAAAACCGAATCAACCTCAACGCAAGGTGGTGCGCCAGTGAAAATTCCTGGTGCTCAAAttagaagaagcaaaaaaggagCTAAGAAACAACAGGCGCCACTTCCCCAAGAAAGGCAACATCCTAACGCTTCCTATCGCTCACATCTGCCAGGAAGTTCGTTAATAAAACCGACAAATCTGCAGATATCGTCTGCTGCTAGCACAGGTCAGCTCAGATCCGCACAGTGCTACACCACGTCGCAAGAAAGTTCTCTTACGAAAGAAGAAATAGAGAGACACCTGGAGTCGCGTCAAAAACTGCCCGAGGTAGTTCCAGAGGGTGAACTACCAACAGACATGTTCAACAATAGTCCCGCGAGCGATTCCAACGACCATATGGATGATACATCGCCTAGCAATCTTGCGGAAGATTGCCTCTCCGTGTACagccaataa
- the LOC131271709 gene encoding putative leucine-rich repeat-containing protein DDB_G0290503, protein MLKMSFSKAKLKRFNDVPAVSSPSAFAEPKEKDVPKKLKKEDKIKVGGSMDAESIKTTRSALSLFRTPSLPRRLKFKHISDLTPKKASGKEEKANRLAAEDPLKPSGASGEKSMESGISKLPPIVQLYNKIDVNKEALGKAREENEELKGKIRELRAEQYRAEVERLNLLAEKDHQIELLERELTSITKADELLQNIAEGCLEKVKEYEREIQGLHQSYEKQLCEMHDAKVELEIRYDELLESHRLLREDHDVMEGENLFLNEETGALREILEATDMELQRKGDEVQAMQDSLDELIVEGRELKEQVRYLKAQAEEDMMRYVEEGRNTIREIDQLKQDNARLLASLSERDAIVAGMQEELNERQFEMDDLRADIRNEFSQELAATVKKYEQQIATITELNEMKIRECESIFVLEKSKLIKEHSDRIKQLEKDQLREIERIGEQAEEKIRIADIQNEERVKALELSIQGSISAALASEKQHWQKELDKCQKIAETEIMQCEFEKRDLRTLWEASNEVIKDNECKIAELERRLQLELQVPGGKSRDELEAELRELALECSRVKTEKYNYQLTLNNTRSTVNILMERLKKSDSDVELLKAELEQVLRNKTEMETDNNKLREEITEYQRVLGALRASSSLLEKEMREKEVVFEKLMNSEEDAILTVSQIGKLFSDRMEAGMGRYLEMYEDLKKKHDAREAYIQDLKALLDEFANGIELARIELDTKDKKIFDLENENKNIKLENMTFRFKCEQFEKYNNQNENQNPQPPSEVQSEDDERLVPNFLIENIINQLEQEGVCANVTDNSALETIHELMVDGNGILPVDPSCKSVMNDKIKQPQQTLCIAEDIGKENQNNRQNVKNVESSKDQQQLKAKIAKLQELNRKQESTIINLQQQLSSFDSPQKLNTSSKFLSATASPKTPKKMIVSPFPGKENRSPAQVGVYSPRTNVLRARNN, encoded by the exons ATGTTGAAGATGTCGTTTTCAAAGGCGAAGTTGAAGAGATTTAACGATGTGCCAG CCGTTTCTTCTCCTTCGGCGTTCGCGGAACCGAAAGAGAAAGATGTGCctaagaaattgaaaaaggaaGATAAAATCAAGGTCGGTGGAAGTATGGACGCTGAGTCGATTAAAACGACCCGAAGTGCCCTAAGTCTGTTCCGGACACCTTCGTTGCCTCGTCGGCTCAAATTTAAGCACATCTCCGACCTGACACCCAAAAAAGCGTCCGGTAAGGAGGAAAAAGCCAATCGCCTTGCCGCAGAGGACCCGCTGAAGCCGTCCGGTGCGTCTGGTGAGAAGAGCATGGAAAGTGGCATCAGCAAGCTGCCCCCGATCGTACAACTGTACAACAAGATCGACGTCAATAAGGAGGCACTCGGAAAGGCACGCGAAGAAAACGAGGAGCTGAAGGGTAAGATTCGGGAGCTGCGTGCCGAGCAGTATCGGGCGGAAGTGGAGCGGCTGAACCTGCTGGCCGAAAAGGACCACCAGATCGAGCTGCTGGAGCGCGAGCTGACGAGCATCACGAAGGCGGATGAGCTGTTGCAGAACATTGCGGAGGGATGTCTGGAGAAGGTGAAGGAGTACGAGCGGGAAATTCAAGGACTGCATCAGAGCTACGAGAAGCAACTGTGCGAGATGCACGATGCCAAGGTGGAGCTGGAGATCCGGTACGATGAGCTGCTGGAGTCGCACCGGCTGCTCCGGGAGGACCACGATGTCATGGAAGGGGAGAATCTCTTCCTGAACGAGGAAACGGGCGCACTTCGCGAAATTCTCGAAGCAACGGATATGGAACTGCAACGCAAGGGCGACGAGGTGCAGGCGATGCAGGACAGTTTGGATGAGTTGATTGTAGAGGGGCGTGAGCTGAAGGAACAGGTGCGATACCTCAAAGCCCAGGCCGAGGAGGACATGATGCGATACGTCGAGGAAGGTCGAAACACGATCCGTGAGATCGATCAGCTGAAGCAGGACAATGCCCGGCTGCTGGCGTCCCTGTCCGAGCGTGACGCCATCGTTGCGGGTATGCAGGAGGAACTGAACGAGCGCCAGTTCGAGATGGACGATTTGCGTGCCGACATCCGGAACGAGTTCAGTCAGGAGTTGGCTGCAACGGTCAAGAAGTACGAGCAGCAGATTGCCACCATAACCGAGCTGAACGAGATGAAGATCCGCGAGTGTGAATCGATCTTTGTGCTGGAGAAGTCGAAGCTAATCAAGGAACACTCCGACCGGATAAAGCAGCTGGAGAAGGACCAGCTGCGTGAAATCGAGCGAATCGGTGAGCAGGCGGAGGAGAAGATTCGCATCGCGGACATCCAGAACGAGGAGCGCGTAAAGGCGCTGGAACTATCGATCCAGGGATCAATCTCGGCGGCGCTCGCTAGCGAGAAGCAACACTGGCAGAAGGAGTTGGACAAGTGTCAGAAAATTGCCGAAACGGAAATCATGCAGTGCGAGTTTGAGAAGCGTGACTTGCGCACCCTCTGGGAGGCTTCCAACGAGGTAATCAAGGACAACGAGTGCAAGATAGCGGAGCTGGAGCGCCGCCTGCAGCTGGAATTGCAGGTACCGGGTGGAAAATCTCGTGACGAGCTAGAGGCGGAGCTGCGTGAGTTGGCATTGGAATGTTCCCGGGTGAAAACGGAGAAGTACAACTACCAGCTGACGCTCAACAACACGCGTTCCACCGTGAACATCTTGATGGAGCGACTGAAAAAATCGGACAGCGATGTAGAGCTGCTAAAGGCCGAACTGGAGCAGGTCCTGCGCAACAAGACCGAAATGGAGACGGATAACAACAAGCTGCGCGAGGAGATCACCGAGTACCAGCGGGTTCTTGGAGCGCTGCGTGCCTCCTCCAGCCTGCTCGAGAAGGAGATGCGCGAGAAAGAGGTTGTGTTCGAAAAGTTGATGAATTCCGAGGAGGACGCCATCCTGACGGTTTCCCAGATCGGAAAGCTGTTCAGCGATCGGATGGAAGCCGGCATGGGACGCTACTTAGAGATGTACGAGGACCTCAAGAAGAAGCACGACGCCAGGGAAGCGTACATTCAGGACCTGAAGGCACTGCTGGATGAGTTTGCAAACGGCATCGAGCTGGCGCGGATCGAGTTGGACACGAAGGACAAGAAAATTTTCGATCTagagaatgaaaacaaaaatatcaagCTCGAAAACATGACGTTCCGGTTTAAATGTGAACAGTTTGAGAAGTACAATAACCAGAACGAAAATCAAAATCCACAGCCCCCGTCCGAGGTTCAGTCGGAAGATGACGAGCGGCTGGTGCCCAATTTCTTGATTGAAAATATCATCAACCAGCTCGAACAGGAAGGTGTATGCGCAAACGTTACCGATAATTCTGCCCTGGAAACTATCCATGAATTGATGGTCGACGGAAATGGGATTCTGCCAGTCGATCCGAGCTGCAAATCGGTTATGAATGATAAG ATTAAGCAGCCTCAGCAGACGCTATGCATAGCTGAAGacattggaaaagaaaaccaaaataaccgccaaaatgtgaaaaatgtcgAATCCAGCAAGGACCAACAGCAACTTAAAGCA AAAATTGCCAAGCTACAAGAGTTGAACAGAAAGCAGGAGAGCACGATTATCAACTTGCAGCAGCAACTTTCTTCGTTCGACTCTCCACAGAAGTTGAATACTTCGTCCAAGTTTCTATCAGCTACCGCCAGCCCAAAGACACCGAAAAAGATGATCGTCTCGCCGTTCCCGGGCAAGGAAAATCGGTCGCCGGCCCAGGTCGGTGTGTACAGTCCACGGACGAACGTACTACGGGCACGAAACAACTGA
- the LOC131271717 gene encoding exosome complex component RRP41 yields the protein MELLSDQGLRLDGRRANELRHIQCKLGVFSQPDGSAYIEQGNTKVLAAVYGPHQASSKKGSHEEVTVNCQYSMATFSTGERKKRPRGDRKSQEMTIHLKQALSASIKTELYPRSQIDVYIEVLQADGGNYCASVNAATLALIDAGICLKEYVCACTASLANGNVPLMDVSHLEETSGGPTLTVASLPSSGKIAFMEMSQRFHLDHLPKVLETALSGCREIQNVIDRAVREHVTQLGQAGGWGSVNK from the coding sequence ATGGAATTACTTTCCGATCAGGGACTTCGATTAGACGGACGCCGAGCTAACGAACTACGCCATATACAGTGTAAGTTAGGTGTGTTTAGTCAACCAGATGGCAGTGCGTACATTGAACAAGGCAACACGAAAGTACTGGCCGCCGTCTATGGTCCACATCAAGCTTCGTCCAAGAAAGGCAGCCACGAAGAAGTGACCGTGAACTGCCAGTACAGTATGGCAACATTCTCTAccggagaaagaaagaagaggcCACGGGGTGATAGGAAATCACAAGAAATGACCATCCATTTGAAGCAAGCCCTGAGCGCATCTATCAAGACGGAACTATACCCACGATCGCAGATCGATGTTTACATCGAGGTGCTGCAGGCGGACGGAGGAAACTACTGTGCTTCGGTGAATGCGGCCACACTAGCCCTAATTGATGCCGGCATTTGTCTCAAGGAATACGTCTGCGCTTGCACCGCTTCGCTAGCGAATGGAAACGTTCCTTTAATGGATGTTTCACATCTGGAGGAAACAAGTGGAGGTCCCACACTCACCGTTGCATCCCTCCCAAGTAGCGGTAAAATTGCATTCATGGAAATGTCCCAACGGTTTCATCTCGACCATTTACCGAAAGTTTTAGAAACGGCACTTAGCGGTTGCCGCGAGATACAGAATGTTATAGATCGAGCTGTTCGAGAGCACGTAACGCAACTGGGTCAAGCTGGAGGATGGGGAAGCGTCAATAAATAG
- the LOC131271697 gene encoding zinc finger protein 567-like, which translates to MAPYCRLCGDTNRKLSSVAIHALYSTEKEASFSLVQIIQDYLAITIDEPPIGALICIDCLKTIREWHFFREKCLENERLCLKREIKYEVLFTSDVPGIAQNTVCTTLNVIPQQQTNLDEIPIIECKDTEEKEDYNSESAATEIETRPLAKKECFTNKRSDSRNSNRKSGKKISSRQRIAAESTHGLEIKKRQGRSKLRNNKSDGQTSNPISPKSEKQRIVPKICAVCGMARTDMAAHMRWHNNERPYQCPHCPRAFSNCSNLKNHINLHTREKMYKCDLCDKEFPSSTARGKHRETHATINAHQCAICGKTFKYTASWARHKIIHTAEPKVKCTFCEMVFLTKTRLRKHLLVHTDSKPFVCGICNRPFNRKDNLKVHMKTHLKTSGSNTKKDQQENSLVEVGSKECSNADTKEQFISNSPSIKR; encoded by the exons ATGGCTCCCTATTGTAGATTATGTGGAGATACGAATAGAAAGCTTTCAAGTGTAGCTATACATGCGCTATATTCCACAGAAAAAGAAGCGTCTTTTTCACTCGTCCAAATCATTCAGGATTATTTGGCCATAACC aTTGATGAACCCCCCATCGGGGCACTAATATGCATAGATTGTTTGAAGACTATCAGAGAATGGCACTTTTTTCGGGAAAAATGTTTAGAAAACGAGCGTCTTTGCCTGAAGCGTGAGATAAAATATGAAGTATTGTTCACGTCCGATGTCCCCGGCATTGCTCAGAATACTGTGTGCACTACATTGAATGTAATTCCGCAGCAGCAAACCAATCTCGATGAAATACCCATCATTGAATGTAAGGATACAGAGGAAAAGGAGGATTACAACTCTGAATCTGCAGCTACAGAGATAGAAACAAGGCCATTAGCTAAGAAGgaatgttttacaaacaaacgTTCTGATTCGAGAAATTCAAACAGGAagagtggaaagaaaatttctTCTCGCCAGCGCATTGCTGCTGAATCTACCCATGGATTGGAGATTAAGAAGAGACAAGGACGTTCAAAGTTACGCAACAATAAAAGTGATGGGCAGACGAGTAATCCGATAAGTCCGAAGAGTGAAAAGCAACGGATTGTGCCCAAAATTTGTGCGGTTTGCGGTATGGCACGCACCGATATGGCAGCTCACATGCGGTGGCACAACAACGAACGACCGTACCAGTGCCCGCACTGTCCAAGAGCTTTTAGTAATTGCTCAAATCTAAAAAATCACATAAACTTACACACTCGTGAGAAAATGTACAAATGTGACCTTTGCGATAAAGAATTTCCTAGCTCGACGGCGAGAGGGAAACATCGGGAAACGCATGCAACAATCAATGCACATCAATGTGCCATTTGCGGAAAAACATTCAAGTACACAGCATCATGGGCAAGGCATAAAATTATTCATACAGCAGAGCCAAAAGTTAAATGCACGTTTTGCGAAATGGTGTTTCTAACAAA GACCAGGCTTAGGAAACATTTGCTCGTTCATACAGACTCGAAGCCATTCGTTTGCGGAATATGCAATCGCCCTTTCAATAGAAAAGACAATCTCAAAGTTCACATGAAAACGCACCTTAAAACTAGTGGATCGAACACAAAGAAAGACCAGCAGGAAAACAGTCTTGTGGAAGTAGGAAGTAAAGAATGCAGTAATGCAGACACAAAGGAGCAATTTATATCTAATTCGCCGTCCATCAAGAGATAA
- the LOC131271699 gene encoding zinc finger protein 62 homolog encodes MAAGTRKPVEICRFCLNLDNLTPLSKLAKASFTIQDVEHFTGIQLSPEAKRLSAICDQCTAVVKNSVTFRTNCLKYDIFFKELFSSENKWNLMEDNSSEQSIEFLEDPKNSIETVLIKGEIDELVTISDEDEDNKNTEEIPKPIDGRESETNATVANVPTKKKKIFRHKPQLCGVCGKFIVNLTAHSRNHDKEKRYSCPQCPVKMSNETNLKRHIDTVHEKKIIINCEVCAIGFTHKNTYLSHMMSRHGIGKTYECEICNKQFKYYSTYNSHVNTWHKRVREFACLTCGMKFKARVDLKKHQRVHSSDKPYACERCPKRFKSSYARKIHQTTHDGVRFKCTMCEKSYSYKSLLSIHYKKDHSDQLIDASSV; translated from the exons ATGGCCGCTGGAACACGAAAACCTGTCGAAATCTGTAGGTTTTGTTTGAACCTGGATAATTTGACGCCCTTATCGAAATTAGCAAAGGCTTCGTTCACTATCCAGGATGTAGAACATTTTACTGGCATTCAA CTTTCGCCAGAGGCAAAACGGTTGTCTGCAATTTGTGATCAATGTACCGCAGTTGTGAAAAACTCAGTGACTTTCCGAACCAATTGCTTGAAATACGACATCTTCTTCAAAGAGCTGTTTAGTagcgaaaacaaatggaacCTAATGGAAGACAACAGTTCCGAACAGTCCATTGAATTCTTGGAAGATCCAAAGAACTCGATCGAAACTGTATTGATCAAGGGAGAAATTGACGAATTGGTAACGATCTCAGATGAAGATGAAGATAACAAAAACACAGAAGAAATCCCAAAACCAATCGATGGAagagaaagtgaaacaaatgccaCTGTAGCAAATGTTCcaacgaaaaagaagaaaatattcaGACACAAACCACAATTGTGTGGTGTATGTGGCAAATTTATTGTGAATTTAACTGCACATTCTAGAAATCATGACAAGGAGAAAAGGTACAGTTGTCCACAATGCCCAGTTAAAATGAGCAATGAAACCAATTTGAAAAGGCACATAGATACGgtgcatgaaaagaaaataataattaattgcGAAGTATGTGCTATTGGATTTACCCATAAGAACACTTACTTATCTCACATG ATGTCGCGTCATGGAATTGGCAAAACGTATGAATGCGAGATCTGCAATAAGCAATTTAAATACTATTCGACGTACAATTCGCATGTGAATACATGGCACAAGAGAGTAAGAGAATTTGCTTGTTTGACTTGTGGCATGAAATTCAAAGCAAG AGTCGATTTGAAAAAGCACCAGCGTGTGCATTCTTCCGATAAACCTTATGCATGTGAGCGGTGTCCCAAGCGTTTCAAGAGTTCATATGCTAGAAAAATCCATCAGACAACGCACGACGGAGTTCGATTTAAGTGCACCATGTGTGAAAAATCCTATAGTTACAAAAGCCTCTTATCTATTCACTATAAAAAAGATCATTCCGATCAACTGATAGATGCCTCAAGCGTTTAA
- the LOC131271700 gene encoding zinc finger protein 626-like yields the protein MAFETQDDFDICRLCLGLNNLTPLCKLENASFTIQDIEHYTGLQISPEEQLLSAICDQCITVMQNSVAFRATCLNNDNVFKKLFHIRNDNLKLSIEDSDNYVLDESESLEGGNYETEPVLPTSNHEVWFSEDDESSDLIDREELETKTTEVKDPAKRKKSMRHEKKLCVLCGRLVINLYGHIRNHNKEKRYSCPQCPIKMNNETNLKRHIETVHEKKIVVRCELCGKGFTHINILKVHKTAHHGIGQTYECKICAKTFKYPSSYRSHVMIKHGVDKPKELPCKICNRIFYLKKTLQTHQLVHTTDRPYPCDLCPKRFRSAYGRNIHRLTHSGIRFPCTMCDKSFGYKNLLASHYKSVHPDTNVKL from the exons ATGGCCTTTGAAACGCAAGATGATTTCGATATCTGTAGGCTTTGCTTGGGTCTGAACAATCTGACTCCTTTATGTAAATTAGAAAACGCCTCGTTCACTATACAGGATATAGAACACTACACTGGCCTTCAG ATTTCGCCAGAGGAACAATTGCTTTCTGCAATATGTGATCAATGCATTACAGTTATGCAAAACTCAGTGGCTTTCCGTGCTACCTGCTTGAACAACgacaatgttttcaaaaaactcTTTCACATTCGAAACGATAATTTGAAACTATCCATAGAAGATTCGGACAATTATGTTCTGGACGAAAGTGAATCGCTGGAAGGCGGAAACTACGAAACCGAACCCGTTTTACCAACATCGAATCATGAAGTATGGTTTTCTGAAGATGATGAAAGTTCAGATTTGATTGATAGAGAAGAAttggaaacaaaaactacGGAAGTAAAGGATCCAGCtaagcgaaagaaaagcatGAGACATGAAAAGAAGCTGTGTGTCTTATGTGGCCGACTAGTGATCAATCTTTACGGACATATAAGAAACCATAACAAGGAGAAAAGGTACAGTTGTCCGCAATGTCCAATCAAAATgaataatgaaacaaatttgaaaaggCACATAGAAACGgtgcatgaaaagaaaatagtcGTACGATGCGAACTGTGTGGAAAAGGATTTACAcatataaacattttaaaagtacaCAAG ACCGCGCACCACGGAATCGGCCAAACATACGAGTGCAAGATCTGCGCAAAAACTTTCAAGTACCCATCAAGCTACAGAAGTCATGTAATGATAAAACATGGCGTTGATAAACCCAAAGAGTTACCGTGTAAAATTTGTAACcggatattttatttgaa AAAAACTCTTCAAACACATCAGCTTGTGCATACCACTGACCGACCATATCCTTGTGACTTATGTCCAAAGCGCTTCAGGAGTGCTTATGGCAGAAATATTCATCGGTTGACCCACAGTGGAATTCGATTTCCTTGCACAATGTGTGATAAATCATTTGGATACAAAAACCTGCTCGCATCTCACTATAAAAGTGTCCACCCAGATACAAATGTTAAATTATAA
- the LOC131271712 gene encoding peptide chain release factor 1-like, mitochondrial, whose translation MIFRNMLRVVNTSRYFQSLRKELRTTGNNPWMLIAGRRSCFTSQANNDALNISDDRIQKYLERLRLEYYSLKVQEQRTKQSIQRMLLLSNVVEMFEQRKIIVENLTSLKELKEDKDDDMQQLLKEEREAYGSILVRLDSEIMNGILSMDDEEDYGSLIMEVTAGVGGQEAMLFARELFDMYCGYVDYKGWDVEMLDCEDTDIGGTRHATTIISSPEAYRYLKYEGGVHRVQRIPATEKSGRIHTSTVTVSVIPRPDDFEVDLKEKDLKIETKRASGAGGQHVNTTDSAVRIVHLPTGIAVECQTERSQVKNREIAKQKLVAKLTQLELEARFSSTQALKKSQVGQSLRNEKIRTYNFNQDRITDHRVEGGTVHNLKGFLEGGEELDSMIEKLRRAQRRKQLMDIIQRES comes from the coding sequence ATGATCTTCAGAAATATGTTGCGCGTAGTAAATACCAGCCGTTATTTCCAATCTCTTCGGAAGGAATTGCGAACAACCGGCAATAACCCGTGGATGCTCATAGCTGGTAGAAGAAGTTGCTTTACTTCGCAGGCCAACAATGATGCGCTCAATATTTCTGACGATAGAATACAAAAGTATTTGGAACGCCTTCGACTTGAATATTATTCGCTGAAGGTACAGGAGCAGCGTACGAAGCAGAGTATTCAACGAATGCTACTGTTATCAAACGTTGTGGAAATGTTCGAGCAGCGCAAAATCATTGTGGAAAATTTAACCTCTCTCAAAGAGCTGAAGGAAGATAAGGATGATGATATGCAACAGCTGCTCAAAGAGGAACGTGAGGCATATGGTAGTATCCTGGTGAGGTTGGATAGCGAAATCATGAACGGCATACTTTCAATGGACGACGAGGAAGACTATGGATCGCTGATCATGGAAGTAACGGCGGGTGTCGGCGGTCAGGAGGCGATGCTATTTGCTAGAGAATTGTTCGATATGTACTGTGGCTACGTTGACTACAAAGGCTGGGATGTCGAAATGCTGGATTGCGAGGATACAGATATTGGTGGAACGCGCCATGCGACAACTATTATCAGTAGCCCGGAAGCTTACCGTTACTTGAAGTACGAAGGTGGCGTCCATCGAGTGCAACGAATTCCGGCAACAGAAAAATCGGGACGAATACATACCAGCACCGTGACGGTATCCGTCATTCCGCGGCCGGATGACTTCGAGGTTGACCTTAAGGAGAAGGACCTTAAGATTGAAACAAAGCGCGCCAGTGGTGCAGGCGGCCAACATGTTAACACTACGGACAGTGCAGTTCGTATCGTGCACCTACCAACAGGTATTGCGGTAGAGTGCCAAACCGAACGATCGCAGGTGAAAAATCGTGAAATCGCTAAACAAAAGCTGGTTGCTAAACTAACGCAGCTCGAACTTGAGGCCAGGTTTAGCAGCACTCAGGCGCTTAAGAAGTCACAAGTTGGACAAAGTTTACGCAACGAAAAGATCCGCACGTACAACTTTAACCAGGACCGCATTACCGACCATCGGGTAGAGGGAGGTACCGTTCACAATTTGAAAGGTTTTCTTGAAGGTGGCGAAGAACTAGATTCAATGATTGAAAAGCTCCGGCGTGCGCAAAGACGTAAACAACTTATGGATATAATTCAGCGAGAATCTTAA